A region from the Gossypium hirsutum isolate 1008001.06 chromosome A08, Gossypium_hirsutum_v2.1, whole genome shotgun sequence genome encodes:
- the LOC107909162 gene encoding uncharacterized protein translates to MASACVNNLTVVSTETNLHPTPPYSPYVSSPEIQDTAAGGDFEFRLEEDPVTMLPADELFSDGKLVPLHFSAPKHPPPANVSSLETPKSRRRTEPEVSGKASKGSSKWREILGLRKSTQQDNTNQNPKSLKQFLKKSSSSTAESSLSLPLLKDNSDNHDSVPRLSLSSSSSTHEDLPRLSLDSDNNNKPSFSPNPFAPSRIRMVKPKPNSGSDTINNNQTPVVTSAGGNRTSNSPRMNSSGKIMFQSLERSSSSPSSFNGGRPKLKQRGIERSYSANVRVSPVLNVFGFFSSSSPQKNTNGGRNKTK, encoded by the coding sequence aTGGCTTCTGCTTGTGTTAACAACCTCACCGTCGTCTCAACGGAGACCAATTTGCATCCCACGCCACCTTACTCTCCCTACGTTTCGTCGCCGGAGATTCAAGACACGGCTGCAGGTGGTGATTTTGAGTTCAGACTCGAAGAAGATCCCGTCACTATGCTACCAGCTGATGAACTTTTCTCAGACGGTAAGCTCGTACCTTTACATTTCTCAGCTCCCAAACACCCTCCTCCGGCCAATGTTTCCTCCCTTGAAACACCCAAATCTCGCCGTCGAACGGAACCGGAAGTTTCCGGCAAAGCTTCTAAAGGTTCAAGCAAGTGGAGAGAAATTCTGGGTCTTAGAAAATCAACCCAACAAGACAACACTAATCAAAACCCCAAATCTCTTAAACAATTCCTTAAAAAATCATCTTCATCAACAGCCGAGTCATCACTGAGTCTACCATTGTTGAAGGACAACTCGGATAATCACGACTCAGTCCCAAGACTATCCCTGTCTTCTTCATCTTCCACCCATGAAGATCTCCCAAGGTTATCACTTGATTCTGATAACAACAACAAACCAAGTTTCAGTCCTAACCCTTTTGCTCCTTCTAGAATAAGAATGGTTAAACCCAAACCAAACTCTGGGTCCGACACCATCAACAACAACCAAACACCAGTTGTTACCTCCGCCGGCGGGAACAGAACCAGTAACAGTCCGAGAATGAACTCATCTGGGAAAATCATGTTTCAAAGCTTAGAAAGGAGTTCAAGTAGTCCAAGTAGCTTTAATGGTGGTCGTCCAAAGCTTAAACAAAGAGGGATTGAAAGATCATATTCAGCTAACGTTAGGGTGAGTCCAGTTCTGAATGTTTTTGGGTtcttttcatcttcttcaccacAAAAGAACACAAATGGTGGAAGAAACAAAACTAAATGA